A stretch of DNA from Augochlora pura isolate Apur16 chromosome 8, APUR_v2.2.1, whole genome shotgun sequence:
CAACAACTTACAACATTTTAACAACTCTCTATTACTCCCAAAAGCTGCAGTTTGTCGACAGACGCGACTATAATACAAAGCAAGGGCACTTGATAAAATAACTTAGTCTTCTATTCCataattatctatatataacgtacatatataaaacaaattatgaataaagaaataataatcagGTCGGTACAGTATTATGACTTTTAccttaaaattttgtaaacgcCTGATTATACAAATTGATATATATCACGAAAATGTAAGATCATAATCAATACGCCGAAGTCCACtctcgaaaaagaaaaaaaaaggagccaCTCTATCAGGAAATTCTGGAGTAAAGATGTACACGTGCACGGGGCATATAATAAGCAGTGGACTACGATTCTAtaagtttctttttcatttggGAGCATCGTGATTCTTTTACGTTCTTTACATTCAAACCTTAGATCAATCAATCCAGTATAGATAAAGCCCACTCGTTTCAGAATAGGAACAACCAACCAAATCTCCTCGTGTATGTTAATCGTTATTAGTCATGATATaagtaataatgttaatatttgaataaagtaaCATGATGTGCAGTCAAATATTCATGGAATACTTGGCTACACGGAGGTCATGCGAGGATCCACCACAGTTATCTTTCCACTGTCAATGCTGTCCTGTTCTTTAcaccatatatatatattatatcgaatttattagtatatatatatagtataaatatatacacgcACGCTAGTTTTAACAATCTTTCGTCACATTCATTCATGCATACGTAACTTCAGAAGAGAGGAACGTCTCCGCGAAAGCAAAGTCCCTCTAACTGCTTTGACGCGCTTTGCTTCGGATATTTAATCTTCCGTTGCTCTCTTTGTTCACCGAGTAATTCACTTCCAATGATTCCCGTTGCCGTACTCCtttgtttccttttcttcttaattTGAACTTCACTTCAATTCACAATGACTTATCACatgtttttctgtttctcttatttctttttaaacacTATTATCAAGTCAGCTCACTGTTTGATACAAGGAACgataatacaattgaatatTTACGAACACAACATTTTTTTGTCATGCTGAATAATGTAGCTTGTCTTGTAGAAAGACGCAAGCTTCTGGACTTGCGGCGACCAGTCTCGCATCTCtcgcaatattttatatagtcgGCCTGTAAGTATAGTTGTAGAAGTGGTGGAGGTGGTGGTGATAGTGGTAGTGGAGTGGTAGTGGTAATCGTGGTATTGGTGATGGTGATACTATCCGGGTTTTTAGTATTTACAGTTCATTATAGCAGTTGCTATTTTCCTAAGATGAGATGGTGTGCAATTCAGTGTTCAAGATTTGGCATGTATTAGCATATCAAAGATTTTGTCCTTAGTTCCTTTCCACTACGAACTGCTTGACGCGTTCATACCACTAAACATGCCAATGCTAAATGAGgtttgttgctgttgttgaatctgttgttgttgctgctgctgctgatTATTCGCTTGACGGCCATGCTTTGGCACTGGAGGTTGAAGATATTCGTGTTTAGCTAATGTCAATACATCTATACGTTCTTCTTTCCTATACGCTAAGCAACTTCTTATGAAACTCTGAAatgtatcaaaatattaacatttttattatcacttAACTAACGCTTATTTAAGAAGGGAATATAGCTAATTTAGACAACTAATTTTTAGGATATTTACATGAAAGATAGTTCTTCGAAAACTATTTGACACATATTTTCTTTGATAGCCATCGTTCATGTTAAAGGTAtgaaaacgattttaaaaaatatcataaacaATAACAGTTTGTTGTTAAAGACGACATCACAAATATTAGTATGATGAGCTCTTAATCATTGAACAGATTGTACAATAACATCTTCCACTTTTCAtagatttcaaataattatagtaattaattattgtaattaaatatatcaatatttccgaattatatatctaaataaagaATTGATTGAAAAAGTTGTTTGCGTGACGGGATTTATGGTAAAAGACCACATCCTAAAACAAAAGTTTTTCGTTTTATACCTTTTACTTTCTGAGATATTCAAGAAAATGtgtcaaatatttctgtaagaAGTATCccttatttaaatttaatcaagatTGTCGTGTCTAGATTCGCTATATTCCTTTGTTAGTTTAGTTAACACTCGGACGACGTGTTTCGTATCCATTTGGACATACATCCATTAAGGTCTATAAAGAAACTAACGTGTATACAAAGAGtatctctaaaaatatattgaaaaaagattgataaataaaattataaatgatcctAAATATACTCAGTTATATTTCTATCAGAGAAGTTCGCCGTTCGAGTGTCAAGACactattcaaatattatacatacctTTGCTTCGTTGCTAACCGTTGGTTTATTTGCAAATTGAACTTCCGTAGCTTTCAAAATTGtgttttcttctaaaattgtAGCTTGAGATTGATTATGTCCAAAAGGCTAAAAGAATATTATGCTTAGAActtaaaattcattgttaatatatttataagtaaagaaaatggatTGAAATATGTTGCTAATTAATCATACCTTTTTACCATATAGACATTGGTAGAATATAACACCCACACTCCATACATCAActttcgacgatatttttggAGGATTTTTACCTATGACAAAACACTCTGGTGGAAGGTACCTAAAAGAGGACataaaaagattatattttgataCTATTACATCTTATTAATACATTCAATGGTATATAAAGATACATTCACTTTAGAactgtatttcatatttctaccATGTTTAGGTCGATAGAAAATTTTCCTATTCCTGACATTTGttatatctataattaattcGGTCTCATTAAAgtggttttaattattagcaaATATTATGCAtgtatttactttttttctattatgtGGATACTAttctttgtataaatattcaattatcttAAACTATTAACGTCGACAAAATCCATCATTGTAAAACtgtaataaacaaaaagaTTTTAGTAAAAAGTATGAATTagcgaaacaaaataaatatacacttGTCACAAAACATATATTTAGACAAACTTTTCCAAAAACAAagcaatttatgtaataaaacaaaaatttgaaaatattaagaattctttttcaatGTTCTAgcaaatttaaatcgaatttaatacaCTCAGTAtgttcaaaattttcaaatctgaataaataactgCAACGTCTACATAAAGAATATTCAGCAACAGGTGGAAACAAATTTTGGGAATCATTAATAACGTTAATATAAgatgaaaattggaaatacaaaaattactgtAGAAATTCACGATTTTGgctttatttttcagttattaacaattaaagtaaaCCAATAACGACACTTGAACCAATTTTGTTTCTCGCACGAAACGTCAGTCTTCACATTGGTCCTAATTTGACATACGCACGCCACTTTTGGTGAATCAAAACCATTTTTAATCACTAACAACGTGAAACAAAGCCaatgctttttaattttcttcttaaattGACTCGTAAAATTACACCTTCCAAAATTTAACGCACTTAGCTTGACACCTCATAAATGACGCGATAGTCTACGTAGTAAACATATAATGTGTCTCTTTATATTCTCTCCATAAACTTTCTTCATCATGATCCATAGAAAAGGCATTTTGTCATACACGAACGTTAAACGATGGCCTACCGGTAGATCGTGTCAGCAAACCACTGGGCCTCTTGTtaagtttattcaaatgaTACCTAAATATACACATACCAGTAGGTACCAGCCCCTTGAGATGTTAAATCCATTCCATGGTCTGGATTGTAGTTTTCTTCGTCCATTACTTTACTTAATCCAAAGTCcgtaatttttatctctccACAAACATTGCCTtcagttaataatatattacctGTGTAATGAGTACACAAATGTAGTTTAcgagatttattaaaactaagAATCACAGTTCTTAAAGAAAGCTACATTTTTAatcttcattaaaaataaatatagtgttTAGcaataaacagaattttacctGGTTTTAAATCGTAATGTATGACTGGgggttttatttcattgaggTATTTTAATGCAGACACAACTTGCATAACTATAGATCTTGCTTCTCTTTCCGGTATAGTTTTATGCTGAGATAGAAAATACTTCATTAGAAAATGtcccaataaaataaagagtGATGactaaaatgataataatagtacacTAATATACGTACCTGCTTGAGGTAAAAATCTAAATCATGGCCATCACAATATTCCAAGACAGTACAAAAGGAATTGGCATCAATTTCAAACACATCATACAACTTCACAACGCGAGGATGATCAAGAGCTTTATGAATATTGTATTCTCGTAACGCATGTCtgtatacaaaaattaccacgttaatttaatagatGCTGATTTGTTGTCttcaaaaattgctaaatctatcaatttaaatttgctTGATTTACTTTGTTACCTAGTATTATACCACttacttaatataattagcTTTCTTGTCCTCTTTCCAGTCTTTATTGAGTTGATGCACTTTACACGCAACGTACCGTTGCTCCTTTAAGTCAAATGCCTATAGAAGGAATTATATagaaactaattaaattattatctatagtTGCGAcaacttattttaaataatgttatttttgtaCCTTATGCACTTCACTGAAGCCACCTTTCCCTAATAACATTAATAGAAGGTAACGTTCGTTCAACACAGGATGTGCGTTGAATCTCGATTGGTCCTCGTTATGAATACGTTTCAACTCTCTGATGTGTaagtttctttctctctcgagtTTTTCCATTTCTAGTTGCAGATCTGCATCTTCTTTTTTCAACGCGCTTTGTCTTAACTAAAGATTAGATACGTAAATGCATCAATGAGCTATACATAACGTATAGTGTTTCgtcgtaattaataaatatacaaataatatatatataataagaatataacaTAGATATAACCTTGAGTATTTCATCAGCTTCATAATACTCCTGCCATGTGTAAGATCCAGGTACTGCATCTGGTTTTAAGAATGTAGCTTCTGTGCCATTGTGTAAGGATGGTTGTGGCTGACTACGTTTTCTACTAGTTTCACTATTTGATGGCttctttttaaaaagcaaCTTTTTTTGCTTGTcaatttcttctctttcaGTCGCAATTTCTTCTTGCCGTCGTGCTAATTCTTGAAACGCATAACCATCCGTCCAGTTTTCTTGAAATGTTGCACCCACCCTCTGAGTCACGAATTGACCCAATCTCAGTCTATTTTGCATACACTTTTGCCTAGCctcctttttttctatatttgatttttctttcagtAATTTCTTTACAACGTCTATACACTTATTTATATGGGATTTGTGCTGCTCAATAACTTTTTGTTGATTAGCCACTTGATGCTTAAGTTCATCAGTTGtctgaaaatgaaatacgtaaatttgcattaattataatcaaacttaatatataaaacatattattgttttattaacaaacatgttgtcaatttaataaagagaTATTCTAGCACAATACCATAgcataacattttaatttaactccatcttatatttatttcatttaatatatttagttttagtatatagaaatgcatttttacaacgcaaattttaatcattctacttactctatttaattcttcaattttattgttacgtAATTCTAAATCTGAAGTAGCTTGTGTTTCGAATTCCTGTATCCTCTGGCAAGTAAGTTCTGTCTGGAATATAATTCATACATCTTGTAGtaatcaaaaaaaaaaaacactgtaACATCTGATACATTTGTCAGCATAGTTCATAAATACCAGATACCTTGCTGCACCCAGGTAAagataacataaatattaagttgCTTACTCAATGAAATTCAAGTCTTAAtagatatttgtaataaagtaAGACCTACATGTTAGTCAATTAAGATAAGCTGACTCTTTTCGTCATTAAAAGTAAAACTACAGAAGAAAGTTCaacatattcataaaacaTAACTATCACACAGGCAGCAAGGAAAACACCAAAAATGTATgcatgtaaatataaaaaactgTAGAACActgtgtattatatattttttttctctagaAATGGAGAATactttttatgttaaattgaatttgtagTTTCTGTGTTAAAATaaacttataataaaatataagaatgaCAAACATGCACACCTGTTTATTTTAAGAAGTAAacaaaacttaaaatttaataacttagAAGCAAGATAAGAATTTTAGATTAAGGAGTGATATTACAAGGTAGCCTACACTCCTATGGTAACAAATGGATACAGTGCTACAGTCCAGTCAAAGTTATCTGCATTTACTGCAAACATCTGATAAGAAATGCCcatcataaaattaaacatacaAAGTAAATGtatgatttatttcttaaacaatagactaaaataattaaattattagtcaAATGGAAACAATAggtatattatgttaataaactATGTAATTATGATAAGTTCATTACCTTccttatatttaaatatattacagacCATTAACATTTACCTTTTTTGAGATGAAAATAGTCTCCATATCTATATTCTCTAAACataagaataaattctcaTACATACAGACTTTCATTTCTTGTTTCCATATCATAATTTCCTTATTGTATAAGGATtaaaaaatcttgaaattcaTGTGAAActgtttaatgtattttttatactataaagatatttatgaACTGTTTGAGGTAGAAAATTGTATGTAAGTGAAACCATAACATGTGCTTCACTGACAAAATTTTGTATGGGTCGTTTCTTATGAAATGTTTGCAAGAATTATCGAATTTTGCTTACATTTGGGGTGTTAGTCTTCGCTTGCCTGACCTGGCTTGTCCTACTGAGGTTGGTAGGCCTTACCTGCACCTGCTTGCTGACCATCGAGCCTGCAGGTTGTGTCGAGGctggtggaggaggaggtagTGGTTGAGGATGAGGTCTTGGTGGCTGCATCAGTGAAGAAAATTCTGCCACTGACGAATTGGGTGTTGTTACTTGCGGTGAGAGGAGTTGTTGAGGCGATGGTGGATactataagaaaataattataagaaatatcaaaaagaatatgaaatgttgtaaaataatttaaaatacactactatttaaatatattatacttaccATAGGGTAACCCTGTTGAGGGGAGGGACTTTTAGCACCACCATGCCGAATAGGGCTATTACCCAAATGATGCTTTGGAAAATActcattgatttttttattctcaaGGGCAGCAACGGATCTAGACCCCTTACTCCCTACAGGTCCCCCTGTAACTCCTCCACCTCCATCATCAGCTTTacgctttctttttctttccgaaGGAGTCCTTGGTACCTTTTCCGGAGTATTTTGATCTATCTCCTTATCACTATGCGATGAGCCtgtaataatatcgaaatgaATGTAATTGCAGAATAATACCTTGATGATTTATGTCATTACgtaatttgtttttttgttattataatattaaagatatgTAACTTACCAGTGCTCATGTTCGAATCTTGACTATGAACCGACTGACCAGAGTTTACAGTTGATTGGGGTGCCATCTGAATTTGTGACCCAGCAGACATctgaaatgaaagaaaaaaccttatgtaaaataatgcaTTCAAcgtatattgaaaaaaatattatgataaaaaacaAACAGAATCAATGTCTTACTAATAGGATCACACATGTAATGGTAAAATACTACAAAGAAGGGCATAGGgcataattatatacatttattttatgtatttatcaatgctaaataaatttagtacaAGCCTGTTTAGAGAAACAACATGGAGAAAAGTATCGCATCGCGAATCAAGATTTGATATTCGTAGAAGAGGTTACACTTCGAAAATCATACCGGCGCATAAAATATTGGCCAACGAAGATCGCATGTTATTAAAAGATACGATATATTGGAAAAAGTAACTTAAATGGACAGAGAAAGACTTTAGAGGAAAATAGGAGGATGAAGACGTACAATGTGTGAGTGAGAAAGAGGTagatttaataagaaattgtaaGACAGTAtcagagagagtgaaagaagaagagaggaagagcgagaggaaaagacagagagagaagtgACACCTTCCAGGATAGCCTATGGTGGAGCCCCATAGTCGTATTTGCTACTTGGGTTAATAAACAGTATGTCAACCATAGACACGGTTTCGCGCACAATTTGTAGGTAAATGTCAATAAGACCGTTTGAAGAAAATGTGCGATATATGTTTAGAGCTAGAGGAATCACGACAAAATGGAGGAGTGTAGCAGAGGGGGGCGGCGGAAGGGCAGGGAGTTTACGGGGCTAGAGAAGAGGGAAGAAGGAAGGCGACGTAAAACAGAGAGGGGGTGGAAGTAGAGGAacagagagaatgagagatagagaaggGGGGTAGGAGGTAAGAACTCGATGGCAGAGGAGTGGTTGGATCGGGAACCACGAACGCATACCGCAAGGGGGCAGTTTTACTCACTGCTTCACTTCTGAACTCTGGTCAGGCCGGCTAGTTAACTGGCTTTCCTATCTTACATACTTTTCTACATACGCACCAAATACAGCCACTAGGCAAGTTGGTTTCGATTAACAGCAGCGATAACCGCGACGACACACTACGTCACTAGGTTCGTGACGTCGGTCCTCCGATAAATTACGcactcttattattattatcggcGGCGTGTCAGCCACGTTTACTCTGCGCGCGGTTAAGAACCCGGATTAATGGTAAGTCCTCATGGACGCGGTCACGCGTTTGCGCGTTTGCCAGGCGGAACGCACACGTTCGAATTCCACGCTCTGTCACTGACGTGCACACGCTGCTTGCTTACGATTAAAACATCGCTACCGCAAAGCACCTCAAATATGGATGAATCCTTCAAAAACTGCATTCACTTAAGCTCATTGCTCCCTTCGATACAATGCTTTTCTTGCGTTCCTCGAACTCTCATTCCGTTACAACTTATGTATTATCATCAAATTCATGATCTTTCAACAcgtggaattaaaaattgttatttatgttaacTTGATCAcgttatttttcctttttacgaCGCAGTGCGATTAACACGATTGAGACACTCGTAGTAGAACGGTTGACAGCTTCCGTAATAAggactatttttatattcacgTTTGTGGGAACTATTTTAAGATATACACAGAAGATTTACATTTTACtggtttatatttttttctgttttacaatatatttaacattttgttcggttaataaaatgatacaattaaattatacactGTATGGATGAAACAATTAATCACTTCAGTAActtcacaataattttattgctcttcgtatttttatgaaatattaatacagaaCTTGGTCAATAATCCATCAAGTTAGATTAATGTACAtcacatatataaatattatttttaatattatgtactaCAATTTTCAGTTGAAATCCCACAATCATTgcggaaataaaatactttgacATAGTTGTGGAAGAAATAAACACAgtgtttataacaattatgtaCTGATACGAAActatgataaaattttaaaattccattGAAAAACTTCTAAACAACATGTGCGCGTATCATTTCacagaagaaatatttaaaagaatgatCAATTTAAGAATGTACCATGAACACTTTTAAGGTAACGAGATGTTAAATTCagatattttgaaaatcacGTATGAACTTGCTTCGACATACATACATTCATCGTACACGTACACCTGTATGCCAATGTATGTATCAAAAACATGGAACGAGATCTCGTTTACTTGGCAGGGTACGTAGCAAGTAATAGATTaggaaaatattcattgtcACGTAGAAAATGCACGTGATCATAAGTCACCAATTAGAACAACGACGAATTTCAAACGTGGGACTCGATGGTCTATGAATCTTTCGTTTCACTTGCTCATATTTGCTAAACATGCCAAAAATCCAAAAGGGGATAGGAAACTTCCTTATCGATGAATCAATGGCCGTGCCCGGAACTGGGCTAGAGGGCCGGGAAATCGTTCCTCCGGCAGCGATTTGCTTTTAAGACGGACGGTCTGTATTCGTGCGGTTAGGCGAGTGTGCGAAACGCTCGCAGAGAGTTACATGCGAAAGTGGTGACATATACGAACCCAGTGAATCGGGACATGCGGATTTTACAGTGCACTCCTCTAACCCAGACGATCTGGCTTCGGTATGGCCATAACCATGAAGTCGTATCGAACGATTTAAACACCGCACATAAGCTATCCTTTCAAACTCTGACGAAGTCAGCTCACTTCGTGTCTTCCTCCACAGTGCAGTTCCACTTGTAAAAGTGGCGTGCAGTTAGCACGCCGGGTAAACAGCAATAGTAACAGCACCAACAGCACCGAGTGCCGTCAATGGCCACGATAAACGGCATTACGCGTACGTTTCACGGGCCACAAGCGAGCCAAAATCCCCGGCGTGGACTCGCCTAATCGAAACGGAACTGGAACTGTCCGACCACCGTGCCCCGCTCGCATACTACTATCTAGCGGaggtttctctctttctccctttctcagtcgctcgctcgctcgttctcgCGCTCCCTCTTTCCTTTCCTCTCTTCTCCGCTCCTATGTACGGCAAATGAGCAACGCGCGAGATTCCGAGATGCGGCAAAAGGTGCAACCTCCACCTCCCCGCGACGCCACTACCGCCCTGCGATCACAACAgacagagaagagaaagagagaaattcggagagagcgagagagaaaccCAGAGAGTTCGAGAGGCCCATGAGAGgaagcagagagagaggaagaggagggcGAACAGAGGTTGGGGAGTCGGTGGAGAGGGATGGACGGCGAGTCAGTTAGAAAGAGAGCTAGCTGACTGAGGGAGAGGTTTTGCGGGGGGGAGGGTCTGGAGGGGTAAAGGGAGAGGAAAAGGGAGCCGGAGGGAGGCATATGAGACATTCCTTCAGTGAACGGGTCGACCGAGTGTGAGTGCAAGCGAGCCGGTAAAATCGATGTGGCGAAGTGTGGCTGTGCCACTACGGTGTGCAAAGGGTGTGTTGTACCCTGTATGTGATCGGTGATCTGCCTTGTGGCGttatttcgtataataatACGATTCGTCGTATTTCTTACTAAATCGATCTATAGGACTgaattgtagaaaatatttcagtcgTGAAAACATTCTCGCGAAAATGTCATGTTATTTGTACAAAGTCTTTATTAGGTACACTTTCAATATAACCAACTGTCATGCAAGAATCcatgaatattttccataGGTTTCTGCTTAAATTATTCGCCTTTATGTCCACAAACATTATGCGTATTATTTTTCCGCATTGTCCATCCTTTCCCTTTCTTCCCTTCAGAAATTATCGTATTCGCTTAGAGCACATCTTCTATAAGATCCTTTGCTATGTCACCTTGTGGATACTTCAACGATCACGAGATAATATGTTCAAGGAAACACCGAGTTTTCAATTCTCTAGATCGCAATGGAATAAATCGTAGCACAATAcgaatgtttaataaatttttgtcatagtattgaattaaatgtatcaacaataataatgacaaaagTACATACCCGATGAGAATACACAAGCTTGTCGGAGTATGCTTGGACTCGGTTGCGACACTATTTTAATCCGTCGAGTCTTGTACCGATTTGCACGATCGTGTAAGGCATCGTGTACATAGGATGGCACCTGCCTCAGAGTTGAACATAGAGCGCCCTCACAGCGGTTTCACTAGTTACGCTCCTGCAATACGCCGTGCCGACGCGTGCTTCAGCCTGTGCGAGGGCGTATTGGCGAGATGTAGTTCCAGTGGAGGGGATTGAAAGAACCAAACGTACGTACGAGATGACGGCTCGACGGACGAACATAACCGGTCGGGCGGGAGGGCAGGCGGGAGAGTATGTCAGGTTTAGGTCGTACAGCACAGCGTTTCTCAGTAGTCGCGTTTCTACGCTCCGATGATGCGGTTGTGTAATACTACCTCTGCCGTATATTTAGATTATGTCGTTTTTACTTGATTTTTATCATTCTTGATCACCTGTATTATTCAACCTGGtgttttgcaattatttcgtgCTTGTGACTTGAAACAGTTCTGTGAAAAACCGTGGTAATTGTAATTCGAAGGTCttctgaatatatttttgcaaattctGTTGCTTtatgatttgaaaatttcatgttaTCTACTTTCATTATGTTTCGGATCTGACCGCGTCTAATTATGGATCGTGCAAGTGTTACGGATTGGTAAGAAATGTTTGTACCATCATTCTTCTGATGTGAACACCGCCTATTTATGGACAAGTTGCTGAACAAAGCAACAGAACGGAAACAGCTTAGagatgtattatattaatggtACGAAACGAAAAAAGCGCGAGCGACGTTGCAATATTTCGGAAACTTTGACAACATTGCATCGGCATTTTCTCTATCGGCGAATAGAGGGACTAGTTCAGCAGAAGTGTTTCGATTAGTGTGAcgaatcaaaattatattgcacTCGATGTAACTCTGGGAATGTGTGACTCGGTTTATGTGAATTTTCGGAGCATAGATCACTCTCGCAAGAAAGATGTTAGGATTTTGGATtcacggttttttttttaatagcaata
This window harbors:
- the Tlk gene encoding tousled-like kinase isoform X3; translated protein: MTDNCWKSGGGAGVKMEHFQTTLDPRKQELLEARFLGARMSAGSQIQMAPQSTVNSGQSVHSQDSNMSTGSSHSDKEIDQNTPEKVPRTPSERKRKRKADDGGGGVTGGPVGSKGSRSVAALENKKINEYFPKHHLGNSPIRHGGAKSPSPQQGYPMYPPSPQQLLSPQVTTPNSSVAEFSSLMQPPRPHPQPLPPPPPASTQPAGSMVSKQVQTELTCQRIQEFETQATSDLELRNNKIEELNRTTDELKHQVANQQKVIEQHKSHINKCIDVVKKLLKEKSNIEKKEARQKCMQNRLRLGQFVTQRVGATFQENWTDGYAFQELARRQEEIATEREEIDKQKKLLFKKKPSNSETSRKRSQPQPSLHNGTEATFLKPDAVPGSYTWQEYYEADEILKLRQSALKKEDADLQLEMEKLERERNLHIRELKRIHNEDQSRFNAHPVLNERYLLLMLLGKGGFSEVHKAFDLKEQRYVACKVHQLNKDWKEDKKANYIKHALREYNIHKALDHPRVVKLYDVFEIDANSFCTVLEYCDGHDLDFYLKQHKTIPEREARSIVMQVVSALKYLNEIKPPVIHYDLKPGNILLTEGNVCGEIKITDFGLSKVMDEENYNPDHGMDLTSQGAGTYWYLPPECFVIGKNPPKISSKVDVWSVGVIFYQCLYGKKPFGHNQSQATILEENTILKATEVQFANKPTVSNEAKSFIRSCLAYRKEERIDVLTLAKHEYLQPPVPKHGRQANNQQQQQQQQIQQQQQTSFSIGMFSGMNASSSS
- the Tlk gene encoding tousled-like kinase isoform X5 — protein: MSAGSQIQMAPQSTVNSGQSVHSQDSNMSTGSSHSDKEIDQNTPEKVPRTPSERKRKRKADDGGGGVTGGPVGSKGSRSVAALENKKINEYFPKHHLGNSPIRHGGAKSPSPQQGYPMYPPSPQQLLSPQVTTPNSSVAEFSSLMQPPRPHPQPLPPPPPASTQPAGSMVSKQVQVRPTNLSRTSQVRQAKTNTPNTELTCQRIQEFETQATSDLELRNNKIEELNRTTDELKHQVANQQKVIEQHKSHINKCIDVVKKLLKEKSNIEKKEARQKCMQNRLRLGQFVTQRVGATFQENWTDGYAFQELARRQEEIATEREEIDKQKKLLFKKKPSNSETSRKRSQPQPSLHNGTEATFLKPDAVPGSYTWQEYYEADEILKLRQSALKKEDADLQLEMEKLERERNLHIRELKRIHNEDQSRFNAHPVLNERYLLLMLLGKGGFSEVHKAFDLKEQRYVACKVHQLNKDWKEDKKANYIKHALREYNIHKALDHPRVVKLYDVFEIDANSFCTVLEYCDGHDLDFYLKQHKTIPEREARSIVMQVVSALKYLNEIKPPVIHYDLKPGNILLTEGNVCGEIKITDFGLSKVMDEENYNPDHGMDLTSQGAGTYWYLPPECFVIGKNPPKISSKVDVWSVGVIFYQCLYGKKPFGHNQSQATILEENTILKATEVQFANKPTVSNEAKSFIRSCLAYRKEERIDVLTLAKHEYLQPPVPKHGRQANNQQQQQQQQIQQQQQTSFSIGMFSGMNASSSS
- the Tlk gene encoding tousled-like kinase isoform X1, giving the protein MTDNCWKSGGGAGVKMEHFQTTLDPRKQELLEARFLGARMSAGSQIQMAPQSTVNSGQSVHSQDSNMSTGSSHSDKEIDQNTPEKVPRTPSERKRKRKADDGGGGVTGGPVGSKGSRSVAALENKKINEYFPKHHLGNSPIRHGGAKSPSPQQGYPMYPPSPQQLLSPQVTTPNSSVAEFSSLMQPPRPHPQPLPPPPPASTQPAGSMVSKQVQVRPTNLSRTSQVRQAKTNTPNTELTCQRIQEFETQATSDLELRNNKIEELNRTTDELKHQVANQQKVIEQHKSHINKCIDVVKKLLKEKSNIEKKEARQKCMQNRLRLGQFVTQRVGATFQENWTDGYAFQELARRQEEIATEREEIDKQKKLLFKKKPSNSETSRKRSQPQPSLHNGTEATFLKPDAVPGSYTWQEYYEADEILKLRQSALKKEDADLQLEMEKLERERNLHIRELKRIHNEDQSRFNAHPVLNERYLLLMLLGKGGFSEVHKAFDLKEQRYVACKVHQLNKDWKEDKKANYIKHALREYNIHKALDHPRVVKLYDVFEIDANSFCTVLEYCDGHDLDFYLKQHKTIPEREARSIVMQVVSALKYLNEIKPPVIHYDLKPGNILLTEGNVCGEIKITDFGLSKVMDEENYNPDHGMDLTSQGAGTYWYLPPECFVIGKNPPKISSKVDVWSVGVIFYQCLYGKKPFGHNQSQATILEENTILKATEVQFANKPTVSNEAKSFIRSCLAYRKEERIDVLTLAKHEYLQPPVPKHGRQANNQQQQQQQQIQQQQQTSFSIGMFSGMNASSSS